The following is a genomic window from Mycolicibacterium sp. TY81.
GCAGTTTCCGCCCGTTGCCGGTGCGCGAGCGGATGATCCCCAAGACCGGTGGTGCGTTGCGCCGCTTGGGGATTCCCACCGTGGCCGATCGGGTGGTCCAGGCATCGTTGAAGTTGGTGTTGGAGCCGATCTTTGAGGCGGATTTCCTGCCGTGTTCCTACGGTTTCCGTCCGAAGCGCCGCGCTCATGATGCGGTGGCCGAAGTGCGTTATCTCGCAACACGTCCCCGGTGTTATGACTGGGTTGTTGAGGGAGACATCAAGGCCTGTTTCGATGAGATCGACCACACCGCTCTGATGGGGCGGGTGCGTCGACGCGTCGGTGACAACCGTGTCTTGGGGGTTGGTGAAGGCGTTCCTCAAGGCGGGCATCCTCACCGAGGACGGCCTGCTGGCGGACAGCACCGCCGGAACTCCGCAGGGTGGGATTCTTTCGCCGCTGTTGGCCAATGTGGCGTTGTCGGTGCTCGATGAACACATTGCCGGGTTGCCGGGTGGTCCGGCTACCGGCTCGGTTGAGCGCGCTCGACGACTTCGTCACGGGCAGCCGAACTTTCGGCTGGTCCGCTATGCCGACGACTGGTGTCTGATGGTGCGGGGCACCAGAGCCCACGCCGAAGCACTACAGGAGGACATCGCCGCCGTGTTGGCGACGATGGGGTTGCGTCTGGCACCGGACAAGACCCTGATCACCCATATCGACGAGGGGCTGGACTTCCTCGGGTGGCGCATCCAGCGTCGCCGCAAGCGGGGGCACCAGCTGCAGCTACGTCTATGTTCATCCGTCCACGAAGGCCGTGTTGGCGGTCAAACGGAAGATCAAGACGCTGCGCCGAACAGTTGAACTCAACCAGCCGCTCGATGACCTGCTGCGCCGCATCAACGCGACGCTGCAGGGATGGGCGGGCTATTTCCGGGCCGGGGTGTCCTCGGCGACCTTCTCCTACCTCAGTCACTACACGTGGCAGACGGTGTGGCGCTGGCTCCGACGAAAACACCGCAAGTCGACCTGGAAAGACCTGCGCCGCCAATATTGCGGCGGCGGCTGGTGGCCAGCCACCGAGGACCGTGTGCTGATCGATCTGGAGAAGATCGGCACGACCCGCTACCGCTACCGCGGTGCGGTCATTCCCTCGCCCTGGCCGACCGACGAGGAGGACACCACAGCAGCCTGACCGGGTCTTGTGGAGAGCCCGGTGCATTGAAAGGTGCACGCCGGGTTCGGGAAGCGGCCCGGGAAAACGGAACAGCCCCAACGGTTGTCACCGCGTCCCGGGCCGACTTTCACCGACCCCCGCAACCGGTGATCTTCGCGTTCATCGACGATCAACGCGCCGCTGGGCACGCGGTCGAGTCGATCTGCCGAGTCTTGTGTGAGCAGGGCTGTCAGATCGCCGCGCGCACCTACCGGTCCTGGAAACAACCAGGCCGGACGGTAGCGGCCCGCACCATCACCGACGCCCAGGTCATCGACGCTGTGCGTGGCCTGGCGTGGACCACCAACGCCGCCGGCAAGCGCGTTCTGGCCCCCGAGGGGCTCTACCCCGGATTTTGCGTGGTAATTGGTGTGGGTTCGGTGTGATGCCGAGTTGTGTTGTTGGGTAGTGGTTTTCGTGTGGTGGCGTAGAGGTGCTGTCCCGTGTCGCCGGGTGGGGCGGGCTTTCCTGGGGCCTGTGGGTCCTTCATCGTTGATGGGTCCGATGGGGTGGGGTGTTATCCGAAGGCGGTGCGGACGCGGTGCCAGGCGGCGGCGATCGCCGCCGCCCAGCGCCAGGTGGCATCGATGCGTAGCCGCAGTTGGCGGGCGCCGCGGGTGATACGGGCGGCCACGTGCAGGACCCGGTAGCGGAACGTGGTGATCTCGACGCGGGCCAGAGCGCGATCGCTGGCGAACCCGATGAGGCGGGTCCAGGTGACCAGGTCAGCGGCGGCCAGGACGATTTCGAGCCAGGCAGCATTGGCCCAGAAGGAGTGGCAGGGCAGGTTACGCAGCCCGGTGGCTTTTGAGTTCGCGGATACGGTCCTCGACGCGGGCGTGCTGGCGGTGCCGTAGTTCCAGACCGGCGACCTGACCGGGTACGACACCCGGTGGTGTGTCGGTGATGAACGCGGTGACCCGCATGCCGTCGGCGTCGGTGAACCGCAACTGCGCGCCGGGGTGGGGGCGTTCTTTACGCAGGATCAGCCGGGTCCCTTCGGGCCAGGAGGCCAGGTTGACCAGGTCGGTGGCTTCAGCGACCCACGCGCCGTCGCGGATCCCGCCGTCGGTGTCGATCGCTGGATACCAGCAATCGCCGAGGTTGAGGGTGTCCACGGCGTCCTGGACGCGGGTATCGACGGGGTACCCGAAGGAGAACCCGGCCCCGGCGGCCCGGCACGCTGCGGCGAATTTGTGGGTGGATCCGGCGGTATCGCAGCGCACCAACACCTTCGGGGCCTCGGGGTTGTCGGGATCGTCGGGGTTGGGCCGCCACGCCGCTGGCAGCGATGCCAAAGCCTGGTGCAGGACGATGATGTGGTCGGAGGCGGTGTTGGAGCCGGCGTTACCGTTGCGCAGCAACCCGGCCAGGGCTTCGCCGCCGGCGATGTCGGGGCGGTCCAGAAACGCCAGCAGCGGGTGCAGCCCGAACGTTTTCTTCCAGGTCGGCGCAGCCCCCGGCCTTGTTGTCGGAGTGATCGATCACCAGCGTGGCATCGATGTCGATATGCAGCCAGCCGCCGGTGGTGGGGGGCGGCTCCGACAGCCCAGGCCGCTGCCCGCGCCGCGGCTCGGGCTGCGCGCACCCCCGGGTAGATGCGCGGCATCGATCCGCTCATCGATCAGCCGCCACATGGTGGTCGTTGAGGCCTTGGCCCCCAGGACGTGCTCCCGGTCACCGCACAGCTGACCGACCGCGTCGATGCAGTCCGCGCCGTCGGCGACCGCGGCCGCCAGATCAGCGAACACCTCCCCAGGCGCATACACCCACGGGCCGCGGTAGGTGTCGGCCAACGCGGCCGTGACCTGCGCCGATAAGCCGGTCCGGTCGGCAAGCTCACGCAGCATGCCCATCCCGGCATGCGACACAACGCCATGGCCGTCGGCGGAAACTTTCACCGGCGATGCCGCCGCGATATTCTTCACCTGCGAAGTGCCTTCCCGTCAGGGTTTTTGAACCGTAGAGAAGTCCAATTATTCCTTGCAGGACAGGCACTTTCGCTTATCTACACACCCCCACAGTCAACATTCCACGAAAAATCCGGGCTACGGGCGGCGCAAGATGACGGCCCTGATCCGCCGTGCCGCGCTGCCAGAGGCCTCGGCGGGCTCGGTGCACCGGGCGATGTGCACGTTGGGTCTGCAGGGCATACGGCGGTCAAAGAAGGTGCGCACCACGATCCCGGACACCGACGGGCGCCGCGCCCCGGATCTGCTCAACCGCAACTTCCATGCGAGCGTCCCGAACCGGGTATGGGTCACCGACTTCACTTACGTGCGGTCCTGGGCGGGCTTTGTCTACGTGGCCTTCATCGTCGACGTGTTCGCTCAGCGGATCGTGGCCTGGCACGCGGCCACCACCAAGACCACCGATCTGGTGATGGTCCCGTTGCGGATGGCCGTGTGGCAGCGCCGTCACGAAGGTCATCCCACCGCAGCCGGCGAGCTCATCCACCACAGCGACGCCGGAAGCCAATACACGTCGGTCCGTTTCACCGAACACCTTGAACTGGAAGGGATTTCACCTTCCATTGGCAGCGTCGGGGATGCCTACGACAACGCTCTGATGGAAACGATCAACGGCTTGTACAAGACCGAATGCATCCGAACCACAGTGTTCCACCCGGGGCCGTTTAGGACCATCGCCGACGTCGAGTACGCGACAGCAGCCTGGGTCGAGTGGTACAACAACCGAAGGCTGCACTCCAGTCTCGGCATGGTCAGCCCAACCGAGTACGAGCACGCCCACTACAGCGCCCTCGACCGAGAGCGTCAACCCGTATAGCAGCGGCGGAAAACCTGGGGCGGTTCAACTGGCTGGGTTGCCAGACGGTTAACGGGCTCTTCATGATTGACGGTGTAGTTGGGGTCTGAATCCGCCGGTTTCGAGTAGGGATCGGGCGATGTAGTGGGTGAGGTTGCGAAAGCCCAGGGCGGAGCCACGGAGGTGTTCGAGACGGCCGTTGATCGCTTCGGTCGGTCCGTTGCTGGTGCCGGGCCGGTCGAAATAGGCCAGCACATCGACAGCCCGCTTGGTCAGTGTGCGTCCGAGGGTGATCAGCTCGGTCAGCGGTTTGGGAACGCCGGCGCTCAGCGTGTCGATCAGCGCCGCCATCATGGCTCGGCCTTTCGTGCGGTCGGGTTCGCGGTAGGCGGCCACGGCGCGTTGGTACATGTGCCAGGTCGCTTCGACCTCCACATGAATGTCGCCGGTGAACAAGGCTGCCAGCCGGGCTTTCTGGCGGTCGGTGAGCAGATCGACGCCGGTGTGCAGGGTGCGTCGGCAGGCATAGAGCGGGTCGGTCTTGCGGCCGCGGTGCCCACACGTGGCCACCTGGATACGGCGGCGGCAGTCGTCGAGAGCGTTGCCGGACAACCTCACCACGTGGAAGGGATCCATCACCGTGGCTGCCTCAGGAAGTTCTTCGGTGGTGGCGGTCTTGAACCCGGAGAAGCCGTCCATGGCAACAACTTCGACACCGTCGCGCCAGGGCTGGGGTCGCTCGGACAGCCAGTCGGCGAACGCCTTCTTGGAGCGGCCTTCGACCATGTCGAGCAGCCGGGCAGGGCCGGTCTGGTCGTGGACCGGGGTGAGGTCGATGATCACGGTGACGTACTTGTCGCCGCGACGGGTGTGCCGCCACACGTGCTCATCGACGCCGATCACCCGCACGCCGTTGAAGCGGGCCGGATCGGCGATCAGCACTCGCTGCCCTTCGGCCAGGACGGCGTTGTTGGCGGTGTTCCACGACACCGCCAGCGCTTCGGCGACGCGAGCCACGGTCAGGTGTTGGCAGACAATCGCTTTCAAGGCCCACTGCAACGCACGCCGGGACAGCTTGGCGCGTGGTTCGGCGGCGTTGCCGAGGTCTTGGCGCCACACATGGGCACAGCCGGCGCAGCGGTAGCGGCGGAGGGTGACCAGCAAGGTGGTGGGCCGCCACCCGAATGGTTCGTGGGCAAGCTCGCGTGTCACGCTGTCGCGGCTGACGCCTCGCTCGCCGCAGCGGCGGCACCACGAGTCGTCGTCGCTGACCCGGCATGCCAATACCGCACGATCGGGGTGCAGTTGCTGGCCGGTCACCTCCAACCCGAGGTCGTCGAGGCGGCAGAAAGTAGTCAGGTCAGCGCGGGCGAAGCCCGCCCTACCGGTAGCGTCAGGCACGTCGAGGTCTTTCGGATGAGGCGTGTAGGAACCTTCATCTTCGAGAGACCTCGACCCCTATCCCGGCAACGACGCGCCGATGACCTCTACACCCTCAACTGCGAAGAGCCGGTTAACGGACTGCAAAAACTTGCCCTTGCGTTATCAACCAGTGGGCAACACCGGAATATGCGTGTATTGCTGGAGTCATTTGTCGTGGTAGCCGGCTATTGAATGCCCAGTTCGGCGAGTGTGATCTGGGTCATTGGTCCAGTAGTGAAATACAACCGACGGAGATTGGAAATCGCCGGTTTGTCTTGTGTTAACCAACTGGCCATGTACACGCCTGACCGTGAGAGGGTCGAACGCCGAGCGTCCGTCATTGCCGGGTGACTCATGTCCGGTGGACGCGGCAATCGCACCGAATGACTTGGAGGAAAACGGTGAAGTCTTCACGCACCTGGGTACGTCTGGTTGTCGCATCTGCTGCCGTCTTCGGCGCAGGGGCGATGTACCTGCCCACCGCTGCGGCCGACGATGAAGCCGGGCCGGTCGGCCCGATCGATGCCGGCGCCGGGGTGCAGTCGACGGGCGTGACGTCGTCGAACGCCGACCCGGCCGCGGTCGCCGCGTGCTCGCAGTTCGCGACCGCGCTCGACAGTGCGGCCTCGGGCTACGAGGGCTTCGCCGACAGCCTCGACGCCAACGACCCCTACGTCCACCAGAGCAATGTGGCCGGCCGGACCACTCTGCGGCAGTCCTCGGCGGTCGCGATGGATGCCGCGAACACCCCGGGCCTGAACCCGGCAATCGCCGACCCCATGCGGTCCTGGTCGTACGGCGCCGCCAAGCTGCTCGTGAAGATGGGCATCGGCATGACGGGCGGCAGCCTCGACGACACGGCAACCCAGGTCAACACCAACGCCGAGGCCGTCCAGCGCGAGTGCGCCGCGGCCGGTACCCACGCCTGAGCGCGCCGGTATATAAGGAATACGTGAAGCGACACGCCTTCGGCGTCGCCGTGCTGTGCCTGGCGCTGGCCGCCTGCGGTGGCAAGACCGGTACGCCGACACCCGCGACCCCGTCCGTCGTTGCCGAGTCCAGCATGGACAGCCTGCTGCTGACGCCGGACGAGATGAACAAGACGATGGGCACGACCGGGATGGTGGGCCGTCCGCCGAAAGACGGGATGGACGACCACCGCAACCTGCTGCCGAACCTGAACTGCCTCGGCGTCTGGCAGATCGACGAGTCCGTCATCTACTCCAAGGACGGCAAGGATCTCAAGAGCGGCCAGGACTGGAAGGCCGTGCGGCAGCAGACGTTGCAGGTCCCTGACAGTGACCAATGGGACTACCTGGCAGCGCAGTCGGTCGTCTACTACCCGACATCCGACGCGGCCCGAAACTTCTTCAACCTGTCGGCCGCGCGGTGGGCCAAGTGCACCAACCACCATGTCAACATCCGGCTCAACGACAAGCCGTTGCCGAAGTGGCTGTCGGGCGACCTGGAGCGCACCGACACCAAACTGGCGATGCCCATCACGCGTGGCACCGGGCCCGAAACCCGTTGGTGCCAACACGTTCTCCAGCGCGTCGAGAACCTGATCATCGATGTCGAAGCATGCACGCCCAAGGCGCCGGTGACGGCGGCCGCCGACATCGCCACGAAGATCCAGTCGAACATCCACTGACGGTCGTCCCGCTGGTTGCACCATCTGGTCACGGCGCGTGGTCCCGTGGTCTATGGTCGCGCCATGGCAGTCAGCGCGTCGCACGAAGTGACCATCGAGGCAACCCCTGAAGAGATCATGGATGTCATCGCAGATCTTGCGCAGACACCCGTGTGGTCGCCGCAGTACACCAAGGCCGAGGTCCTGGACACCTACGAGAACGGCCGGCCGA
Proteins encoded in this region:
- a CDS encoding reverse transcriptase domain-containing protein: MNTDELELALMLARQRVLKIQTKLHRWARDDLDRRFDDLFNLVADPAFVLVAWDRVSGNKGAATAGVDRRTASSITAGQGIEVFLDELRSQLKDRSFRPLPVRERMIPKTGGALRRLGIPTVADRVVQASLKLVLEPIFEADFLPCSYGFRPKRRAHDAVAEVRYLATRPRCYDWVVEGDIKACFDEIDHTALMGRVRRRVGDNRVLGVGEGVPQGGHPHRGRPAGGQHRRNSAGWDSFAAVGQCGVVGAR
- a CDS encoding reverse transcriptase domain-containing protein, translated to MALSVLDEHIAGLPGGPATGSVERARRLRHGQPNFRLVRYADDWCLMVRGTRAHAEALQEDIAAVLATMGLRLAPDKTLITHIDEGLDFLGWRIQRRRKRGHQLQLRLCSSVHEGRVGGQTEDQDAAPNS
- a CDS encoding group II intron maturase-specific domain-containing protein, encoding MAVKRKIKTLRRTVELNQPLDDLLRRINATLQGWAGYFRAGVSSATFSYLSHYTWQTVWRWLRRKHRKSTWKDLRRQYCGGGWWPATEDRVLIDLEKIGTTRYRYRGAVIPSPWPTDEEDTTAA
- a CDS encoding IS3 family transposase, producing the protein MQDRHFRLSTHPHSQHSTKNPGYGRRKMTALIRRAALPEASAGSVHRAMCTLGLQGIRRSKKVRTTIPDTDGRRAPDLLNRNFHASVPNRVWVTDFTYVRSWAGFVYVAFIVDVFAQRIVAWHAATTKTTDLVMVPLRMAVWQRRHEGHPTAAGELIHHSDAGSQYTSVRFTEHLELEGISPSIGSVGDAYDNALMETINGLYKTECIRTTVFHPGPFRTIADVEYATAAWVEWYNNRRLHSSLGMVSPTEYEHAHYSALDRERQPV
- a CDS encoding ISL3 family transposase, which translates into the protein MPDATGRAGFARADLTTFCRLDDLGLEVTGQQLHPDRAVLACRVSDDDSWCRRCGERGVSRDSVTRELAHEPFGWRPTTLLVTLRRYRCAGCAHVWRQDLGNAAEPRAKLSRRALQWALKAIVCQHLTVARVAEALAVSWNTANNAVLAEGQRVLIADPARFNGVRVIGVDEHVWRHTRRGDKYVTVIIDLTPVHDQTGPARLLDMVEGRSKKAFADWLSERPQPWRDGVEVVAMDGFSGFKTATTEELPEAATVMDPFHVVRLSGNALDDCRRRIQVATCGHRGRKTDPLYACRRTLHTGVDLLTDRQKARLAALFTGDIHVEVEATWHMYQRAVAAYREPDRTKGRAMMAALIDTLSAGVPKPLTELITLGRTLTKRAVDVLAYFDRPGTSNGPTEAINGRLEHLRGSALGFRNLTHYIARSLLETGGFRPQLHRQS
- a CDS encoding sensor domain-containing protein encodes the protein MKRHAFGVAVLCLALAACGGKTGTPTPATPSVVAESSMDSLLLTPDEMNKTMGTTGMVGRPPKDGMDDHRNLLPNLNCLGVWQIDESVIYSKDGKDLKSGQDWKAVRQQTLQVPDSDQWDYLAAQSVVYYPTSDAARNFFNLSAARWAKCTNHHVNIRLNDKPLPKWLSGDLERTDTKLAMPITRGTGPETRWCQHVLQRVENLIIDVEACTPKAPVTAAADIATKIQSNIH